TCCAGAATCGTGCTGCGGATCGTTTCCGCCTCCGAGAGCCACCCTGCGGCATCACCCGGGAAACCAAGCTCTGTGGCCATGCGCGCGCCCCGCTCGAGAGCCACATGGCACAGTGCCGCCGAATAGGTGAAAGGGCGGCCGGAGGTGCGTACCTCCCAGATCCCCTGGTCGGGGATGCGCCACGCCTCCCGGGCGCCTTCCACGAGGGCGTGCAGGCGGGACCACAGGTGGGAGTCGATCCTCCCCCCTCCGCGGGCCCACTGGTAGGCGCAGTCGATGATCTCGCCGTAGACGTCGTGCTGCCGCTGGTCGGCGGCTGCGTTCCCCCAGCGCACCGGCGCCGAGCGGCGGTACCCCTCCAGCGAAGGGTCGATCCTTTCCAGCGGAGGCTGCTCCCCGTGCAGGTTGTACAGGACGCGGGGGCGTCCGTCCTTTTCGATGGCATCCAGCACCCAGGTCAAAAACCCCGCCGCCGTCTTCGTCATCCCAATCCGTCTGAGGGCATAGACGCAGAGCGCCGTGTCCCGGACCCAGGCATAGCGGTAATCCCAGTTTCGCGCGCCCCCCACCCTCTCGGGGAGGGAGGAGGTCGCGGCCGCCACCAGAGCTCCGGTAGGAAGATAATCGAGGAGCTTGATAGTGATCGCGGAGCGGCGCACCAGCATCTCCTGCGGCCCCTGATAGTTAAAACCCGCAATCCACCGGCGCCAGGCCCGGAGCGTCTCCTCGATGAGCGTCTCGGGCGCTCCGGAGCCGTGCCTCGAGCTTCCCTCTCCCCAGCGAAGGATGAGATGAAACCGCTCCCCCTCCCGTGCGCTATAGGACGATGACAGGCCGTGCATCTCCGGGGAGAACAGGTGAAGATTGAGGTGCGGCTGCAGGGCCCACCTGATGCGGCACGCCCCGCCCCCCCCCTCGACGGCACCTCCTCCGCGTGGCGCTACCGACACCCGGATCTGCGGATTCCCCTGGAGCACCTCCACTCTCCTAATCAGTTCGCACCTCCCTGCCGCGACATCCTCGGAAAGGTCCGCCCCGGACCGGAGCGTGAGAGCATCGGTAATCCGGATGGTTCCGGAAGCGCCCCGCAGCTCGGTGATCAGCACCCCGCTCTCCTCCAGGTAGTACTGCCGCGACTCCACCGCGTCCTCCAGTGTGAGAATGAAGCTGCCACCGTGGGTCGCGTCGAGGATGGCGGCAAATAGCGGGTCAGAGTCAAAGCGCGGGACGCAAAGCCATGAGATAGCACCGTCGGCCCCGACGAGCGCCGCTGTGTCGCCATCACCGACGAGGCCGTGGTCCTCGATGGGCAGGTAGCCGTCATGGCGCTTTATAGCCTTCCAACTTTCATCCATAGTTTTCCCCGCGGCACTGGCCACCGCCGGCATGTGAGGGTAGGACCTTGTAGCTCGTCCCTCTCCTTAATTGTAGCGGGCTTTGTTAGCCGGAAGTGGACCGGATCCGTAGTTGCTTCACATCATCACCACTCACCCTGGCCACCGAGGGGAGAGGAGGGAGAGGCTTGCCTGCGCAAGAGGCCATTCGGTACACTTGAAGATGTGGTGCTTCTAAGTTTCAGGTTTTAGCCACAGAACGACCGCGGGCATCTGCCGCGGCACAGGAGACATCAAAGGGAGGATGCTATGGCACCCATAGGCAAATCGAAAGAGTCGGAAAAAAATCCCAACATAGGGGGAGTCGGCGGCCACTCAGTCAGCAACGTGACCCACGCCTTGCGCGGGACCGACTTTCCCGCCCAGAAGCAGGATCTGATCAAGCAGGCAAAGCAAAATCACGCCACAAAAGAGGCGATGCAAGAGATTGAGCAGATGGAAGAGAAGGAGTACGGCAGCATGGCCGATGTCATGAAGGACTACGGCAAACACCACTGATAGCTCCGATTCCGGGAAGCGCTCCGGCGCCTCCTGCAATCCGCCAGACAGCGGCGCTGCGCCCGCCAAAGCCTTGGGTTCTGCCTTCGGCGAGCGCGGAGACAGGAAATTTTTATGGGCGGAAGGAGTCGCACAGGCATTGTCAAAGTTCTGACAGATGGTAACATTTTTACCAGCCTGACGTATGCCCAGGGGTACCTCGTCGTCCTTGGGCCCTTTTCAGCGGGGATAGCTCAGTGGAAGAGTGCAGCCCCACCAGGGCTGAGGCAGTGGGTTCGACTCCCACTACCCCGCTCCAAGAACTCGAAAGGGGGATGTGCGCTTGGCGCCCATTCCCCTTTCTTTGTGCCACGCGCCTGGCAACGCGTTACTGACCTCGCACCCAGAAAGCCCACGTGCAACGACTATTGTCCTGCCGCCGATCAAGTCTCACTCTGTGCACATATCGGTGCCATTCACTTCATCCTACGGCTCCCTAAATGGCGACCTTACCTGGAGGGCCATCATGCAAGAGTCCCGCTTTACCATCTGGATAGACCTTGATAACTCACCCCACGTCCCCTTCTTTGCCCCCCTACTGAAGGAACTTCGCTCTCGTGGCTTCAGAATCTGGTTAACCGCGAGCTCCCGCTATCAGGTTGCCGATCTGGCGAGTGCCCACGGGCTTTCCCCCTTCCTCGTCAACGGCGGCTACTATGGAAAGAATAAGCTGTTGAAGATTATCGGCGTGGGCCACAGGGCATTAATGATGCTACCTCACCTCCGTCAGATATCACCTGTTCTAGCACTATCCCACGGTTCAAGGGCGCAGATGATGGCGGCAAAAGTCGTGGGTATTCCCGTGGCTACCATCATCGATTATGAGTACGTAAGCATTTCCTTCGCCAGCGTCGACTACCTGATCACACCAGAAATTGTGCCAGACTCAGATTCCTACAGATGCAATAGACACCTGAAATACCGTGGACTGAAAGAGTACGTTTATACGGCGAGTTTTGAACCTTCTGGCGGAGTAATGGCCGGGCTCGGAATCGAAGAAGGGAAAATAGTAGTCACAGTACGCCCGCCGGCTACCGACGCACATTACCATAACGACGCCTCTGAGGTACTGTTCAGAAGGGTGCTGGACCGCGTGGCGCTGGAGGATAACGCCGTCATGGTGGTCGTGCCGCGAAACGAGTCGCAGAGGACTCGACTCCTCCAACAATGCAGGCGGCTGATCGAAAAGGGGAAGGTAGTAATCCCGGCAAAGTCCGTATCCGGGCTCGACCTGATCTGGGAATCGGACGTAGTGGTAAGCGGAGGGGGGACGATGAACCGTGAAGCGGCTGCGCTCGGTGTGCCGGTCTACAGCATATTCAGAGGCAGGATAGGAGCTGTCGATCGTTACCTCGCAGAGGCAGGGCGGATGACGCTGCTCACGTCCACCAGTGACGTGGACACCCAAATGCAGGTGGTAAAGCGAAAGCGACCACAGGTCCTGCCTCGTCATAGCGACACTCTTTTGGACGTGGCGGACTGCATCGAGCAGGCTGTAATTTCCGTTACCTCGGGCAATATCTCCGGCGTCTGCGGTGCGGGGCAGATATCGTGAGATGCCGCTGTCGATCCGCTCGAAGCAGGTGCTACAGCCCTCTGGAGTGAGATTGGCAAAGGACGACGGTAATGTTATCCCTGCCACCTGCCTGTAGTGCCGAAGCTACCAGCAATGCCGCCTTTTCCTCGATGGTGCCGCTCGAGGCGAGAATGGCCGAGATCTCCTGATCCTCGACCATGTCGCTCAATCCGTCCGAACAGAGGAGGAAGATGTCCGCGGGGAGCACCGGACCGCGGATGATGTCCAGCGAAAGGGAGAGGTCGATCCCCAGCGCGCGCAGGATCACGTTTTTCATCGAATGGGAGCGCGCCTGGCGGGGTGTGATGAGCCCTGCTTCCACCTGCCGCTGCACCAGGGAGTGATCCTTCGTCAGTTGCCTGAGTTCCCCTTCCCGAAAAAGGTACGTCCGGCTGTCACCGACGTGTCCGAGAATGTAGCGGTCGTCGCCGAAGGCGATCAGATCGGCGGTGCACCCCATGCTGTTGTAGGCGGGATTCTGCCGCGCGCTCGACAAGATCCGCTCGTTACCGGTCTTGAAAGCCTCTCGAACCAGGGCACTCACATCCTCTCGGTTTTTTGGATACGCCGGAGAGAAGATTTCCCGGACAGCGTCCACGAATATCCTGCTCGCAACCTCCCCTGCCGCCGCCCCGCCCATCCCGTCGGCGACCGCGGCGCATTTCCCCCCGGGCATGATTATGAAGGCGTCCTCGTTGTTGCCGCGCCGCGCTCCCTTGTCCGTCTTTCCTGTTGCAGAGATTTTCATGCAGTAAATACCTTTGCCCGGGCTTTCGACAGAGCTTTTCTCGGCTGATACTCTGGCGGCAGCGCCACCACTCCATGCAGGCAAGAACATGATCTAGGGCCTCGTGTGCGGCGGCTGCGCGCTTTCAGGAGTGGGCAGGTGAGCGGAAGCAGAGGCGCTCGCCGGAACCGGAATCGTTGTGGAGGCCGGGCAGGCGCAGTCAAATCCGAAAAGCTTGGGGTTTTCGCAGATTACGGCGGCGGAGAATATGAGGAAGACGTAGTCGTACGTCTCCTTCGGGATCTCTTTCATGGAGAGGAGCCGCCAGAAGTTGCGCTCCCGCGGGTTTTCCGGCATCCTGCTGATGATCTCCCGCACGTGCCCCTCCCCCCAGTTGTAGGATGCGAGCACCAGAAGTCCGGACGCCTGCGCGTTCGTGCTGTTCAGCTCCTTTATGTATTTTATGGCGGCCACGGTGGCTTTGATGAAATCGTGGCGCTCGTCCTGCGGGTCGTACACCCCCTGGTCGAAAAGGGGCCCGATGCGCAGCCCGTAACGGTCGGCGGTCTGGGAAATGAATTGCCACATCCCCTTCGCACAGCCGTACCGGGTGGGGGGCCCGACGGCCTTCTCGTCAAAATTGCTCTCCTGCAGCGCCAGGAAGAAGTATTGGGGCGGCAGGTTGTTGTCGCTGAGAATCCTGGTGATGATGGGGGTGTACCCCTTCTCCTGCGCCTTCGCGAGCGCAACTTTCAGGCGGTCCGACGACTTCCAGATCCCGATGTAGCGCTTCACCTCGTCGGCGAACCCCGGCGGCATCGCCACCTCGCACTCGCCAAAGACGCGCGCCATGCGCATGATCACCTTGTCCTCGTCGGACAGCTTCCGGTAAATGCCGAGCTCTCTCACGAAGGCGTCGTAGTCCTGCTCGAGCCCTTTGAACTTTGCCCTCTTTGCCTGCAGTTCCGCGACCTGCTGCGGGTTCGCCTGGAGGAGCACCAGATCCTCGAGCTGCGCGATTTGCAGCTCCTGATTTTTCATGGTGTAGAAGATGTTCTGCGCAGTGCTCCGCATCTTCTCCAGCTTGTTTTTCTGGTACAGGATGACGCTGCCGGCGACCAACAGGAGCACGGCGGTGAAGGCAATAAGGTAGCGGTACTTGCGGGTCCTGGACTTGTGGGCGCGGTCGAAGGCGCGGCGAAACATAATGGTCTGCTCGCCCGCGCTCTCCTCGGGCTTGTCGAGGTAGTGCCTGATGATCTGGGTTTCGGAGGAGAAGTCGCGCTCGGGGCGCCTGGGGAGCGGGCCGAGGTGCACGGTCTCCATGATCGGATCGTCGGGAGACGGCTCCGGCGCGGCAGCGGGGTGAGCTGGCAGCCTCGTCGTGGCGCAGGATAGCCAGCGAGATCTGCGGCCCGTTGTCGCCGAGGTTAATGATGGCGGAGTCAGTAAGCCGGGTGCGCTCAATGCGGGTGCCATTGAGGTAGGTGCCGTTGCCGCTTTGCAGATCCTCCACCCACCACTGCGCACCGTCGAAGTCAACCCTCGCGTGCAACCGGCTCACCGCCGGGTCCTTCACCCCATAGTCGGCTCTTTTGCTGCGGCCGATGGTGAAGGAGGCGGAAAAAGATGCCGCCTGCGTCTGAGGCCCTTTGATAACGCGTACTGCTATTGAATCAGACATCGCAGTGCCCCGTTTCTGCTATCGGTGAGAGGCCAGCCACAAGTATCCTGCTTCAAGGCTATTTCGGCTACGCTCCTGCTCCTATCTCTCCTTCACGTACCTAAACGGCTACCCCGTCCGCAGCATACTGTACTCAACACCTATCTGGCAGGCTGCTCAACCTGGCCAAGACGGCGGGAGTCCATCCATCCTATGGCACGCTCTGACTGAACGAGTGATCTCCTTTTTCCTTTACATACAACTCCGACCACTGCACCTTTAGGTAGAAAAGCCGACACTCCGGATGACGTGGAAGAGTTACTTAAGGAGGACGCAGCTTTAACGACTCCTAGCTCCACCCACTTCTTCTTAACGATGCGATCCAGGACCACGCCGCGGGCTATCTCCGGAACGAGGACAAGACCGCAGCCGGTATGCTCACGGCCCAGCGGAACCTTTAATTCAACTCCATCTTTCACCGCAATCAACTGGCCAGGGAGTGTCCGGTCATAGCTCCAAGTCACCACTGTAGCCGTATCATCTTTTGCTTTCCCAGACAGGTAGAAAGAACATCGCTTGCTGACCTCCTCCCCCTGCTCCTCGCGATAATAGCCCGTGAGGTTCCCATGCTCATCTGCGGCCAGCATGAGGCCCTCGTAAATCCCGGGGATGAATCCTCCGCCAGCTACGGAGACAGTAATAGAGGTGAAAGTCACGGCTATCACAGAAGTCGCTACACGGAGTAGACGCAAATTTTTAGGTGCCGATGTACTTGTTGTATTTTTTTGCAATGAGCACGTCGTAGTTGCCATAGTCTTCACCGTTATATAGTCGGGCCATAGTCTGGAAGCTTTTCTCTCTCATTGCCTGAATCAGTCCGGTCTTCCTTTTGCAGTACCCAACGAATGCATCCAGTTGTCCACTCTCACCCAATTTCATTGCCTCAACAAAGCTTTCTACCGTCTTGTAGCCACATGCAGCGAAGTTAAACCCCATAACCTGAAACATCCCCCAGGAAGACGCTTGCAAGGCAGCGGCTAAGTCCAGTTTCATTGCGTCGTCCAAGGTTTTCCATGCAGCGGCATGGCTTCTGTTGTTTTGTTGCCATTCCGGCCCCGCTTTTCTGATGTACCTGTACGACAGCAGAGGGTGAGAGTAATCGTACTTCTTGTGCGTGTATCTTCTGAAAATGTGCCCCTCAAAAGCGATAACAGGTAGGCGGTTGTCCCCAAACCCGCTTTTGCCTCCAGATTCGACCTCTGCGAAAGCTTTGATTATGGCCACAGATACGTCACCTCCAAGAGCGGCTGCTGCACGCTGGTAATCTTCGGCGGTGAGCTTTACGTCAGCTCCCATGCTGGGGGTAAGGATGGAGATGCGCTTCGCCTTCTCAGGAAGAGACTCAGAGCCAGGGGTTCTCGACGCTTCAGGCGAAGCGTGGTCATTGATACCAAGCGGCCCAGGACTGTCACCCCGGCAACAGGCATTAGGAGATGCGGCGTCGTTTAAACCCAAGACACCGGGAGTTCGCGAAGCGGAGGCATTGGGGTCAAATCCTAGCGAAAACCTTGAGCGCGAGTTTGCCATCACTTCCCCCAGAAAGAGTCTTCAACTCCTCAGCACTAAGGGATATTCGTGGTCACCTGCCCCGGCATGACCACCTGGATCACCCCGGCCCAGGCGCACATGCACTTGCAGGTGTTGTCGAGGGCGGGCATGTTGGCGGCAATGACGGTGGGGGCCCCCGGCACCCAGGGAGCCGGAGTGTTCGGGATGCACGGCATGGGGGTCAGCACCCCCATTGCGGCCGCAGTCGCTGCGGCAACGGCGGGGTTCGCAGGGGAGGTGCACAGGCCAAAGGGGAGGATGTTCACCATCGGCTTGTGGTCCATGATGTTGCCGGCGGGCTGGTTGCCGCACATGACCCGGTTCACCGGGAGCACCACAAGGGCGCTCGGCGCCATTCCCATGCTGCACATAAGCTGCGCGCCGTTTACTACTTGCTGGGGCATACCCATCACTCCAAAAGAACTGCCCGCTTGAGCTCGCTCATCTCTTAAGAAGGATAAAGCCGCCGAAGTCGACGACTGCGACACTCCGCTCGCGCTCCATACTCTGCAGATTCCCTGTCTGTATTTCTTAAGTTCCCATGCCCTGCAGGTCCGTCGGTACTGCCAGCCCGCGGTTCTGCATGAGCTTCAGTAATTCCGCCCGTTTGCGGCAGTCGGGAAGGTTAGGGTCGGAGCAGAACCGGCGCTGGCACTCCACCAGATTTTCCGGCACACTGAGTCCGGTTTGATTGACCGCGCGAAAATCCGCGCCACTCAGGAGGAGTTCCTTGGCCCGGTCATACTCCAACTGCATGACCAGATCCATTAGGATTGTCGAACCGTCGGCGTTTTTTGAATTAATATCGGCGCCCTTTGCCAATAGCATCTCGTAGTGGGGCCAATTGTTTTCTGAAATGGCATAAAAGATGAGAGGGACGTCGCCGCTCCTCAGATTTGGGTCGAGTCCGAAATTCAGAAAGAGCCTGAGGTAGTCGGGATCCTTCTCGATGACCGCCACGTCAGCCGCAGCAGCGCCCTTTGGCGTCTTGAAATTGGGATCCCCCCCCAACTGCAGCAATAGCTGCACTATTTTCTTCTGCCTCGACTTGATCGCCACTCTTAAAGGCGTATTTTCGTATTCCCCGACTGCATTGACGTTCACTCCTTCGGCTACCAGTCCCCTCACGGAGTTTTCATCTCCGTCCATAATCGCCCTGACGAGAGCCGTCTCTTTCGGACTTGAAAAATACTTGCTGTAATCCAATCCACCCATTGAGTTACTCCAATTGCAGGAAACGAAAGTAAATAGAGAGCACCAGAAAGTAAATCTACAAATTTTTCGTTTCATCGCCGCAGGCTCTTGTCAATGACGTTGATGTCATCTGCTTTTTGCTGCTCCATACCGGCAATGACATAAGCAGTCTTATGCAGGTCAGCCTTCTTCAGTAAGCTAAGCCTGTTCCTCAACCTCCCACCTAGCCCCGGCGACATCCCTTGCTCGCTTCTTCCGGCGACTATGTCTTCCGCGTTTTCCAGCACGGGGAGCTTGTAAACCGGTCCGGCTGCGGCATAGGTGAGGGTACCGTTTTGCGCCATGGCTCTATGACCTGCCAGTGCGAGGGCGGCTGCCGCCGGCGGTGCAACGGCTCCCATTCCCAGCAGAACCGCACGCTGCACTCCGGGCTGCTGCATGGTATCCAACACTTCGCCATCGGTGACGAAGTTTTGAACGTTGCTGTCGGCGAGATTTCGCGTGTATTCCTTTCCAAATCGTTCGATGGTTTCAGGGTGCACGCCTGCGGGGTCGATGGCGTAAGTGGGGGAGCCAGTAATGATACCGGCAGCAGTCGCCATGCCTCCACCCATAGAGTGACCGGTTATATCGAGGCGGTCGCCGAGTTTCTTTTTCAGTTTCTGCGCTGTTTTTATCGCCGTTGTGTAATGCCCCGTCTCCCCACCAATAGCCTGCACCCCGTCGGCCAAAATGTCGTCCTTTCCTTGTGTGCCTCTAAAAGCGAGTACATACCGTTCCTCTCCGAACACATCTTTTTTTGCCTTGTACAACTCCGGATAATACCCGTCCTTGTACTCCTCGGGGTTGAAGTCGGGTCTTAGCTGGGGGAACATATCGGAGGTGCCCCCGAGCTTCCTCAAATCCTGGTCACTCACCCTGTCCCATCCTTCTGGCGGGTCTCCCCGCCGCACATGGTAGACATCCTCTGCGAGACGCGCCCGCTCCACAGCCACATTGTTGCGTTCCAACCGCTGCGCCGCATGGGCAAGCACATCCCGGCTCTTCCCGGGAGGCATGTGTTGCAGTTTTTCGTTGCTCCTGGCGATCTTAGATTTGCGCTCTGCGACCCGGTCAGCCTTTTTGCCCTTCGGGCAGTGCTGGATCCTCGCTCCTGCCGGCTGCGGCTTAAGCCTTTTCTGTACTGCCTTTTTGGCCGCAGCAACTTTTTGCCGGACAGAGCGTTTGGCTGCGTCTGCCTTTTGCCCGATATACTCCTTTGCACGTCGGGCCTCCTTGTGCACAAATTGTGCGCCATCCCGGGCCTTCAGCTTTACATAGCGAGCAGCCTCGCGGGCTTTCTCCTTTGCGGACACAACGCCGTGCTGCAGCTTTTCCGCGGCAGACCGCCCGGCGGAAACAGCCGCCTTTTCAAGCCCAGCTGCTGCCGCTTTCGTTGTCTTTGCCACGCTGTTGAAGGCGGATCTGGCAGAATCGCTTGCATCCTGGTACACGCTCGTCAATGTGCTACCGAACCATGACATCAGTCTCTCCCGGAAGATTCTTCTTATGCACCGACAGCACCGTCTTCCAATATCCCGGTTACCTCATCGAGGAAACGCCACAGCCACTCTGCCTTTGCGTCACTGCCAAGCTCCAGATCGTTCAGCACATCCTTTACAGAATGGAACCGGTCATCGAAGTCGAGCCCCATAATCCAAGCTGCGACGATGAACGGAGCGACATGGGTCTCGAGGATGAGCTGATGCGATGCTGCCCGTTCGGTCAGCTCCAGTATTTCCCGTTCCAGCTCATCCTTCGGAATTTCCCTCGATTCGGGAAAGTGCTCATTGAGAAAAAGGCGCATGCGCTCGGCATAGATCCCATCTCCCAAAGAAGCAACCTGCTCGTGTCTTATTACCAGCATCTCATTGCCTCCTGCCGTCCCACGCAGGGCGGAGTTGATGGCGAGGGGCGCAGGAGCCTCTCTCGTGTAGCAACGGCGGACAACGCGGGATCAATCATCTTTGCGACGCTCCCGGGAACAGTCATCAAAGGCTGATCTTTTCCTCGCGTAACGTGGATCCGGTCAAAAAGAGTTTTTCTGCCGTTTCCGCATCATCATCTTCCGTGAGATAGGAAGTCACCGGCCCATAAACAGTCTTCAGCTCATCTGAATTGCAGGTAGGAAGATAAATCCGGCACACGCGTGGATCATAGTATCTGAAGTAGAGCGACTTTCCGCTCTCGTCGTGGACAATAAGGAACTGCCGAAAGTGCTTCCTGAGCGTCCCCAAATCGGCCTCGGCTGTCCCGAAAACCCCCCAGTGCTTCCCCCATCCGTTGGTCAGGACCCATTCCGTAAAGGGTGAGTGCCGCTCCAGCACCGCGAGGTAAGGTGCCATCTCGGCAAGATCCGGCTCCAGCTCTCCGCGGTAGAGGCAGACGTACTCCGGCTCGAAGGCGGCCAGGTGCCCCGGGAGGTCCGGCACTGAGGCGCCGTCAAGGATGGCGAACACCGTCCTTGGCTCCCCAGAAAAGAGATGCGTCTTCAGGATATTTACTGCTCGTTGCTCTATCATCTCCAGCCTCCCGGGCCGGCAGCCTATGGTCAGGTGTCGCAGAAGGGCGCACCGCTTTCTGCTGCCGATTTGAGGGCCGCCGCCTGCGGGCCCAGTGTCTTTGGTTTGGGGGGCGGCGAGGGCTTGTCGCTCTTTCCCGCCTCCGCCCTGTCCGCTTCCTTCGGGGGCTTCGCAACGTCGGGTGAGACGCCGGAACCGGAACCGGCAGAGGCTGCGGAGCCGCCGCTGTTGATATTGACCATGGCCCCCTTCACGTTCACCAGGGCATCCCCCATGACGTTCACCATCGCCCCCTTGATGGAGACGCCATCCGGGCCGATGTTCACATAGTTGCCGCCGACCTTCAGTGTCAGCTGCACCCCGGCCTCCAGCACGACCTTCATCCCCGCCTTCAGGTGGATCTCCTGCCCCGCTTCGAGCGCCTGCTTCGCCCCCACCTTCTGCTGCAGGTCCTGCCCAACCTTCAGCGATACCGTCCCCTCCACCTTTTCGTTCTGGTCCCCCTTCACCGTGAGGTGCTTGTCGCCGTCCACCTGCTCCAGCTGGTCCTTTGCGACGATAAGGTGACGGTCGTTTCCTACCCACTCGAGTGAATCCTTCTTTACCCGGACGTCCAGTTGCTTCTCCGCCTGGATGAAGAGCTGCTCGCTCCCCTTCTTGTCCTCGAACCGGATCTCGTTGAAGCCCCCCCCGCCGGTGGAGGAGTTCGTCTTTATGGTGCTCTTCGTCTTTTCCGCCGGGAGCGGATACGGGGGCTTGT
The DNA window shown above is from Geomonas sp. RF6 and carries:
- a CDS encoding glycoside hydrolase family 15 protein, translating into MDESWKAIKRHDGYLPIEDHGLVGDGDTAALVGADGAISWLCVPRFDSDPLFAAILDATHGGSFILTLEDAVESRQYYLEESGVLITELRGASGTIRITDALTLRSGADLSEDVAAGRCELIRRVEVLQGNPQIRVSVAPRGGGAVEGGGGACRIRWALQPHLNLHLFSPEMHGLSSSYSAREGERFHLILRWGEGSSRHGSGAPETLIEETLRAWRRWIAGFNYQGPQEMLVRRSAITIKLLDYLPTGALVAAATSSLPERVGGARNWDYRYAWVRDTALCVYALRRIGMTKTAAGFLTWVLDAIEKDGRPRVLYNLHGEQPPLERIDPSLEGYRRSAPVRWGNAAADQRQHDVYGEIIDCAYQWARGGGRIDSHLWSRLHALVEGAREAWRIPDQGIWEVRTSGRPFTYSAALCHVALERGARMATELGFPGDAAGWLSEAETIRSTILEDAWDPEKQALTEHLGGGALDASLLVLPMRRVLRADHPRMVATTAAVARHLDAGNGLLYRYLPRVSPDGLPGEEGAFLLCSFWLADNLAQQGRLDEAHALYDSLCGRANRLGLLPEEIDPASGAFLGNFPQAFSHVGLISSGVLLSRRDREGRKR
- a CDS encoding DUF2795 domain-containing protein — encoded protein: MAPIGKSKESEKNPNIGGVGGHSVSNVTHALRGTDFPAQKQDLIKQAKQNHATKEAMQEIEQMEEKEYGSMADVMKDYGKHH
- a CDS encoding DUF354 domain-containing protein; the protein is MQESRFTIWIDLDNSPHVPFFAPLLKELRSRGFRIWLTASSRYQVADLASAHGLSPFLVNGGYYGKNKLLKIIGVGHRALMMLPHLRQISPVLALSHGSRAQMMAAKVVGIPVATIIDYEYVSISFASVDYLITPEIVPDSDSYRCNRHLKYRGLKEYVYTASFEPSGGVMAGLGIEEGKIVVTVRPPATDAHYHNDASEVLFRRVLDRVALEDNAVMVVVPRNESQRTRLLQQCRRLIEKGKVVIPAKSVSGLDLIWESDVVVSGGGTMNREAAALGVPVYSIFRGRIGAVDRYLAEAGRMTLLTSTSDVDTQMQVVKRKRPQVLPRHSDTLLDVADCIEQAVISVTSGNISGVCGAGQIS
- a CDS encoding Stp1/IreP family PP2C-type Ser/Thr phosphatase, with amino-acid sequence MKISATGKTDKGARRGNNEDAFIIMPGGKCAAVADGMGGAAAGEVASRIFVDAVREIFSPAYPKNREDVSALVREAFKTGNERILSSARQNPAYNSMGCTADLIAFGDDRYILGHVGDSRTYLFREGELRQLTKDHSLVQRQVEAGLITPRQARSHSMKNVILRALGIDLSLSLDIIRGPVLPADIFLLCSDGLSDMVEDQEISAILASSGTIEEKAALLVASALQAGGRDNITVVLCQSHSRGL
- a CDS encoding lytic transglycosylase domain-containing protein, coding for METVHLGPLPRRPERDFSSETQIIRHYLDKPEESAGEQTIMFRRAFDRAHKSRTRKYRYLIAFTAVLLLVAGSVILYQKNKLEKMRSTAQNIFYTMKNQELQIAQLEDLVLLQANPQQVAELQAKRAKFKGLEQDYDAFVRELGIYRKLSDEDKVIMRMARVFGECEVAMPPGFADEVKRYIGIWKSSDRLKVALAKAQEKGYTPIITRILSDNNLPPQYFFLALQESNFDEKAVGPPTRYGCAKGMWQFISQTADRYGLRIGPLFDQGVYDPQDERHDFIKATVAAIKYIKELNSTNAQASGLLVLASYNWGEGHVREIISRMPENPRERNFWRLLSMKEIPKETYDYVFLIFSAAVICENPKLFGFDCACPASTTIPVPASASASAHLPTPESAQPPHTRP
- a CDS encoding N-acetylmuramidase family protein, giving the protein MANSRSRFSLGFDPNASASRTPGVLGLNDAASPNACCRGDSPGPLGINDHASPEASRTPGSESLPEKAKRISILTPSMGADVKLTAEDYQRAAAALGGDVSVAIIKAFAEVESGGKSGFGDNRLPVIAFEGHIFRRYTHKKYDYSHPLLSYRYIRKAGPEWQQNNRSHAAAWKTLDDAMKLDLAAALQASSWGMFQVMGFNFAACGYKTVESFVEAMKLGESGQLDAFVGYCKRKTGLIQAMREKSFQTMARLYNGEDYGNYDVLIAKKYNKYIGT
- a CDS encoding DUF4280 domain-containing protein, producing MPQQVVNGAQLMCSMGMAPSALVVLPVNRVMCGNQPAGNIMDHKPMVNILPFGLCTSPANPAVAAATAAAMGVLTPMPCIPNTPAPWVPGAPTVIAANMPALDNTCKCMCAWAGVIQVVMPGQVTTNIP
- a CDS encoding ankyrin repeat domain-containing protein, with translation MGGLDYSKYFSSPKETALVRAIMDGDENSVRGLVAEGVNVNAVGEYENTPLRVAIKSRQKKIVQLLLQLGGDPNFKTPKGAAAADVAVIEKDPDYLRLFLNFGLDPNLRSGDVPLIFYAISENNWPHYEMLLAKGADINSKNADGSTILMDLVMQLEYDRAKELLLSGADFRAVNQTGLSVPENLVECQRRFCSDPNLPDCRKRAELLKLMQNRGLAVPTDLQGMGT
- a CDS encoding DUF4123 domain-containing protein; the protein is MIEQRAVNILKTHLFSGEPRTVFAILDGASVPDLPGHLAAFEPEYVCLYRGELEPDLAEMAPYLAVLERHSPFTEWVLTNGWGKHWGVFGTAEADLGTLRKHFRQFLIVHDESGKSLYFRYYDPRVCRIYLPTCNSDELKTVYGPVTSYLTEDDDAETAEKLFLTGSTLREEKISL